The following are from one region of the Phormidium sp. PBR-2020 genome:
- a CDS encoding type II toxin-antitoxin system RelE/ParE family toxin, whose protein sequence is MRRYIISPPALRDLQEIIDRLSGIRLEAGEQFLSQFEAWCQRLRSFPSIGKPYDGLSVGLRGVILERYILFYRVNDEVVEIVRVVDGRRDLISLFNNN, encoded by the coding sequence ATGCGACGCTACATCATTTCGCCCCCAGCACTTCGCGACTTGCAGGAGATTATTGATCGTCTTTCAGGCATCCGCCTGGAAGCTGGAGAACAGTTCCTCAGCCAATTTGAAGCTTGGTGTCAAAGGTTGCGTAGCTTTCCCTCAATTGGTAAACCCTATGATGGTTTATCGGTGGGCTTGAGGGGAGTTATACTGGAAAGATATATTTTGTTTTATCGAGTTAACGATGAGGTCGTCGAAATTGTCCGTGTTGTCGATGGTCGGCGAGATTTAATCAGCTTATTCAATAACAATTAG
- the tkt gene encoding transketolase, translated as MAVATQSLQELCINSIRFLAIDAVEKAKSGHPGLPMGAAPMAFVLWDRFMRFNPKNPQWFNRDRFVLSAGHGCMLQYALLYLTGYDSVGIDDIKQFRQWDSRTPGHPENFETAGVEVTTGPLGQGIANAVGLAMAEAHLAARFNKSDAAIVDHYTYAILGDGCNMEGVSGEACSLAGHLGLGKLIALYDDNHISIDGSTDISFTEDVAKRFEAYGWHVIHVENGNTDLDSIEKAIAEAKKVTDKPSFIKVTTTIGYGSPNKGNTAGIHGAALGGEEIEATRKNLGWNHEPFEVPDDALAHFRKAIDRGAEAEQAWNATLETYRSKYPEEAATFDRMLKGELPQGWDADLPSFTPDDKGIATRKHSQATLNALAPNLPELIGGSADLTHSNLTELKCSGSFQKGTYENRNLRFGVREHGMGSICNGIALHNSGLIPYCATFLVFADYMRAAIRLSALSQAGVIYVMTHDSIALGEDGPTHQPVETIASLRAIPNLVVIRPADGNETSGAYKVAVQNRKRPTLIAFTRQNVPNLAASTADNVAKGAYIAADCDGTPEMIFIGTGSEVSLCIDAAEKLTAEGKKVRVVSMPSWELFEEQDAAYRESVLPKAVTKRLVVEAATRFGWERYMGAEGDMVSVDTFGASAPGGTVMEKFGFTVDNVLAKAKAVLG; from the coding sequence ATGGCAGTCGCCACCCAATCACTTCAAGAACTTTGCATCAACTCCATTCGCTTCCTCGCGATTGATGCCGTGGAAAAAGCGAAGTCTGGACACCCCGGACTTCCCATGGGAGCCGCGCCGATGGCGTTTGTGCTGTGGGATCGCTTCATGCGGTTTAACCCCAAAAATCCTCAGTGGTTTAACCGCGATCGCTTTGTCCTCTCCGCCGGACATGGCTGTATGTTGCAATATGCCCTGTTATACCTAACCGGCTATGACAGTGTTGGCATTGATGACATCAAACAGTTCCGCCAATGGGATTCTCGCACTCCCGGACACCCGGAAAACTTTGAAACCGCTGGCGTCGAAGTTACCACCGGCCCCCTAGGACAAGGGATTGCCAATGCCGTGGGTTTGGCCATGGCTGAAGCTCACCTAGCCGCCCGTTTTAACAAGTCCGACGCGGCGATCGTCGATCACTACACCTACGCCATTCTCGGTGACGGCTGCAACATGGAAGGGGTTTCCGGTGAAGCCTGTTCCCTCGCCGGACACCTAGGCCTAGGCAAACTCATCGCCCTCTACGACGATAACCACATCTCCATTGATGGGTCCACGGATATCTCCTTCACCGAAGATGTCGCCAAACGCTTTGAAGCTTACGGCTGGCACGTGATTCACGTCGAAAACGGCAACACCGACCTCGATAGTATCGAGAAGGCGATCGCCGAAGCCAAAAAAGTCACCGACAAACCCTCCTTCATCAAAGTCACCACCACCATCGGCTACGGTTCCCCCAACAAAGGCAACACCGCTGGTATCCACGGCGCGGCTCTCGGTGGCGAAGAAATCGAAGCCACTCGTAAAAACCTCGGCTGGAACCACGAGCCGTTTGAGGTTCCCGACGATGCCCTGGCGCATTTCCGCAAAGCCATCGATCGCGGTGCCGAAGCCGAACAAGCCTGGAATGCGACCTTAGAAACCTATCGCAGCAAATACCCAGAAGAAGCAGCCACCTTCGATCGGATGCTCAAGGGTGAACTTCCCCAAGGTTGGGATGCTGACTTACCCAGCTTCACCCCCGACGACAAAGGCATTGCCACCCGGAAGCATTCCCAAGCCACTCTTAATGCCCTCGCCCCCAACCTGCCGGAACTCATCGGCGGTTCTGCGGACTTAACCCACTCCAACTTAACGGAACTCAAATGTTCCGGTAGCTTCCAGAAAGGCACCTATGAAAATCGCAACCTTCGCTTTGGGGTTCGTGAACATGGCATGGGATCGATTTGTAATGGGATTGCTCTGCACAACTCCGGTTTAATCCCCTACTGTGCCACCTTCCTCGTCTTCGCTGACTATATGCGGGCAGCCATTCGTCTGTCGGCCTTGTCGCAAGCGGGGGTTATCTATGTGATGACTCACGACTCCATCGCCCTCGGTGAAGATGGCCCCACTCACCAACCGGTAGAAACCATCGCCTCCCTGCGTGCGATTCCTAACTTAGTGGTGATTCGTCCGGCGGATGGCAATGAAACCTCCGGTGCGTATAAAGTGGCGGTGCAAAATCGCAAGCGTCCGACGTTGATTGCCTTCACCCGTCAGAATGTCCCCAACTTGGCCGCCAGCACGGCTGATAATGTGGCGAAGGGCGCTTACATTGCTGCTGATTGTGATGGCACACCTGAGATGATTTTCATCGGTACGGGGAGTGAAGTCTCTCTCTGCATCGATGCGGCGGAAAAACTCACTGCTGAAGGGAAGAAGGTGCGCGTGGTGTCGATGCCTTCTTGGGAACTGTTTGAGGAGCAAGATGCGGCTTATCGCGAGTCTGTGTTGCCGAAAGCGGTTACGAAGCGTTTGGTGGTGGAAGCGGCGACTCGCTTCGGCTGGGAACGCTATATGGGTGCTGAGGGCGACATGGTAAGTGTCGATACCTTTGGGGCTTCTGCTCCTGGTGGAACGGTGATGGAGAAATTTGGCTTCACGGTGGATAACGTGTTGGCCAAAGCCAAAGCGGTTCTCGGTTAG
- a CDS encoding bacterioferritin — translation MKDLNLEKTIELLNTIMEFELAGVVRYTHYSLMVTGPNRIPIVDFFKAQAGESLLHAQQAGEILTGIGGHPSQSIAPIEESYQHSVSDLLNESLNHEQAALDMYKRLLGTVENASVYLEEYARGMIGTEELHTIELKKMLRDFS, via the coding sequence ATGAAAGACCTAAATCTCGAAAAAACCATCGAACTTCTCAACACCATTATGGAGTTTGAGTTAGCCGGAGTGGTGCGGTACACCCACTACTCCCTGATGGTTACCGGTCCGAATCGCATCCCCATCGTGGATTTCTTCAAGGCCCAAGCCGGCGAGTCCTTGCTTCATGCCCAGCAAGCCGGAGAAATTCTCACCGGCATCGGTGGACATCCCAGCCAAAGCATCGCCCCTATTGAGGAAAGTTATCAACACTCAGTCTCCGATCTCCTCAATGAAAGCTTGAACCACGAACAAGCCGCTCTGGATATGTACAAACGGCTCTTAGGAACCGTGGAAAATGCCAGTGTTTACCTAGAGGAGTACGCCCGAGGCATGATCGGGACCGAAGAACTTCATACCATCGAGTTGAAGAAAATGCTGCGGGATTTTAGCTAG
- a CDS encoding FTR1 family protein gives MTPDLTAALPTFVITLREGFEAALVVGIVLSCLKKAAQPQLNRWVFAGVGAGIGASAWVGWLFYLGMGAIRRSQHPYTAIVEPLLEGTLCIIAILMLSWMLLWMTQQARSLKGEIEGAVTSALAKDTDTDTNPLTPKSLTHGYAAAWGVFSLVFIAVLREGFETVVFILAKYQQGWVPTLGAVAGLAGAAGLGLLLFRAGIKINVRQFFQVMGVLLLLIVSGLVISALKQVNGAVDALAQLQPQFANWCDADRASCVLGGLVWDAHTILPDKEFPGIILKTLFGYRDRLYVAQAIAYVSFLSTAGWLYFQSLRRTSSAQPRPSQSS, from the coding sequence ATGACTCCAGATTTGACGGCAGCACTCCCCACCTTCGTCATTACCTTACGCGAGGGCTTTGAAGCAGCCCTTGTGGTGGGGATTGTTCTATCCTGTCTGAAAAAAGCAGCGCAACCCCAACTCAACCGTTGGGTGTTTGCCGGAGTTGGGGCAGGAATTGGCGCGAGTGCCTGGGTAGGGTGGCTATTTTATCTAGGAATGGGAGCCATTCGACGCTCTCAACATCCCTACACTGCCATTGTGGAACCTTTATTAGAAGGAACACTGTGTATTATTGCGATTCTGATGCTCAGTTGGATGTTACTGTGGATGACCCAACAGGCGCGATCGCTCAAAGGAGAAATCGAGGGTGCAGTAACGTCAGCCTTGGCCAAAGACACAGACACAGACACGAACCCTCTAACCCCCAAATCCCTAACCCACGGATATGCTGCCGCCTGGGGGGTCTTTAGTCTCGTCTTTATTGCCGTCTTACGGGAAGGCTTTGAAACCGTTGTCTTTATCCTGGCGAAATATCAGCAGGGATGGGTTCCCACCCTAGGTGCTGTGGCCGGATTAGCCGGTGCAGCGGGATTAGGGCTGTTGCTATTTCGCGCCGGCATTAAAATTAACGTGCGTCAGTTCTTCCAAGTTATGGGAGTCTTGCTGCTGTTGATTGTCTCTGGGTTAGTCATTTCCGCCCTGAAACAGGTTAACGGGGCCGTGGACGCGTTGGCCCAGCTACAGCCGCAATTTGCCAATTGGTGCGATGCCGATCGTGCCTCGTGCGTGTTAGGAGGCCTCGTCTGGGATGCCCACACCATCTTGCCCGATAAAGAATTTCCCGGAATCATCTTAAAAACCCTCTTTGGCTATCGCGATCGCCTCTACGTCGCCCAAGCAATCGCCTATGTGAGTTTTCTCAGCACCGCCGGATGGCTGTACTTCCAGAGTTTGCGGCGTACCTCCTCAGCCCAACCTCGGCCCTCCCAATCAAGCTGA
- a CDS encoding alpha/beta hydrolase, with the protein MSNSPQVIWLNPNPSWRRFHRPLMRYLSKTMVVAEWEYCQTADEPSSLEVALNLLHEYLCDLNQPVHLIGHSTGGTLGLLYSRRYPERVKSLSLLGVGCHPAVDWQAHYYVQRQLLPCSREMLLAQMVRSIIGSCSWEDTKLGIKILEADLVRSPSAHSLYSRARITPGGVAVPLFVCGSRGDTIVDRRQLQGWIPWLKRGDRLWEHPGDTHVFHYFDPSSVGDRIRSFWQYHAQTCFLHSQVA; encoded by the coding sequence ATGTCCAACAGTCCTCAAGTCATCTGGCTCAACCCCAACCCAAGTTGGCGACGGTTCCATCGTCCCCTGATGCGATATCTCTCCAAAACCATGGTGGTGGCCGAGTGGGAATATTGCCAAACCGCTGATGAGCCAAGCTCTCTGGAAGTGGCCCTAAACCTATTGCACGAGTATTTGTGCGATCTCAACCAGCCAGTTCATCTCATTGGCCATAGCACCGGAGGCACATTAGGCCTACTCTATAGCCGCCGTTACCCAGAACGGGTCAAATCCCTCAGCTTACTAGGCGTCGGCTGCCACCCCGCCGTTGATTGGCAAGCCCACTACTATGTCCAACGTCAACTGTTGCCCTGTAGTCGCGAGATGCTCTTAGCCCAGATGGTGCGGTCGATCATCGGCTCTTGTTCCTGGGAAGATACAAAATTAGGGATTAAGATTTTAGAGGCGGACTTAGTGCGATCGCCCTCAGCTCATTCCCTCTACAGCCGCGCTCGCATTACCCCTGGGGGAGTCGCCGTGCCTCTATTCGTTTGCGGCAGTCGCGGTGATACCATTGTTGACCGGCGACAACTTCAGGGTTGGATTCCTTGGCTCAAACGGGGCGATCGCCTTTGGGAGCATCCGGGAGATACCCATGTTTTCCATTATTTTGACCCCAGTTCCGTGGGCGATCGCATCCGTAGTTTTTGGCAGTACCATGCCCAGACTTGCTTTCTCCATTCTCAAGTCGCCTGA
- a CDS encoding type II toxin-antitoxin system ParD family antitoxin, whose amino-acid sequence MQITLNSEQEAFIQTQLANGRYGSVEDLLSQALMLLQQQQEYEQWLGETRQKVEVGIAALDRGEGLDGDVVIAQLRDRLHLEDDQ is encoded by the coding sequence ATGCAAATCACCTTAAACTCCGAACAAGAGGCGTTTATTCAAACGCAACTCGCCAACGGTCGCTATGGAAGTGTTGAAGACCTGCTGAGTCAGGCGTTGATGCTGCTTCAGCAACAACAAGAATACGAGCAATGGCTCGGTGAAACTCGCCAGAAGGTTGAAGTGGGGATTGCTGCACTCGATCGTGGTGAGGGACTCGATGGGGATGTCGTCATCGCTCAACTGCGCGATCGCCTCCATTTAGAAGACGATCAATAG
- the rimO gene encoding 30S ribosomal protein S12 methylthiotransferase RimO: MSGTPTIAVSHLGCEKNRIDTEHMLGLLLQAGYNIDANEDFADYVIVNTCSFIQAAREESVRTLVELAEEGKKIVITGCMAQHFQEELLDEIPEAVAVVGTGDYNKIVDVIQRAQQGERVKEISANPTYIADESTPRYRTTSQGYAYLRIAEGCDYRCAFCIIPHLRGNQRSRPIESIVAEAKQLAEQGVQELVLISQITTNYGVDLYGKPKLAELLRELGQVDIPWVRMHYTYPTGITPAVMDAIRETPNALPYLDLPLQHSHPDVLKSMNRPWQGRVNDEIIHHIKAALPEAVLRTTFIVGFPGETEEQFQHLVEFVKRHEFDHVGVFTFSPEEETPAFSMENQVPQEVMDERRDILMSIQQGISQKRNQQQIGKVVDVLAEEVNPRTGQWIGRSARFAPEVDGVIYVEGSPEALPQLGTLVSVKIIDADAYDLYGEPVS, from the coding sequence ATGTCTGGTACCCCCACCATCGCCGTCTCCCATCTCGGCTGCGAGAAGAATCGTATCGATACTGAACACATGCTCGGCTTACTGCTGCAAGCCGGCTACAACATTGACGCGAACGAAGATTTTGCCGATTACGTCATCGTCAACACCTGTAGCTTCATCCAAGCGGCGCGGGAAGAGTCGGTGCGAACCCTCGTTGAACTGGCCGAAGAGGGCAAAAAAATCGTCATCACCGGCTGCATGGCCCAGCATTTCCAAGAGGAACTCCTCGACGAAATCCCCGAGGCCGTCGCCGTCGTCGGGACTGGGGACTATAACAAAATTGTCGATGTCATCCAGCGGGCCCAGCAGGGAGAGCGGGTTAAAGAGATCTCGGCGAACCCCACCTACATCGCTGACGAATCCACCCCCCGCTATCGCACCACCAGCCAGGGCTATGCCTATCTGCGCATTGCCGAAGGCTGCGACTATCGTTGTGCCTTTTGCATTATTCCCCATCTGCGGGGCAACCAGCGATCGCGCCCCATTGAGTCCATCGTCGCCGAAGCCAAACAACTGGCTGAACAGGGAGTTCAGGAACTGGTCCTCATCTCCCAAATCACCACCAACTATGGGGTTGACTTATATGGGAAACCCAAACTAGCGGAACTCTTGCGAGAACTCGGCCAGGTGGATATTCCCTGGGTGCGGATGCACTACACCTATCCCACGGGAATTACCCCAGCGGTGATGGATGCCATCCGTGAAACTCCTAACGCCCTGCCTTATCTGGACTTACCCCTACAACATTCCCATCCTGACGTTCTCAAGTCCATGAACCGTCCCTGGCAAGGGCGAGTCAATGACGAGATTATCCATCACATCAAAGCGGCTCTCCCCGAGGCCGTCTTACGCACCACCTTTATTGTCGGCTTCCCCGGTGAAACCGAGGAGCAATTCCAGCATCTGGTGGAGTTTGTCAAACGTCATGAGTTCGATCATGTGGGGGTGTTCACCTTCTCCCCCGAAGAAGAAACCCCGGCGTTCTCCATGGAGAATCAAGTTCCTCAGGAGGTGATGGATGAGCGGCGGGATATCCTGATGTCAATTCAGCAGGGAATTTCCCAAAAACGCAATCAACAGCAAATTGGTAAGGTGGTTGATGTTTTGGCGGAAGAAGTCAACCCACGAACCGGCCAATGGATTGGGCGATCGGCCCGTTTTGCCCCTGAGGTGGATGGGGTGATCTATGTGGAGGGTTCTCCTGAGGCGTTGCCACAATTGGGAACTCTGGTTTCGGTGAAGATTATCGATGCCGATGCTTACGATCTCTATGGGGAGCCAGTCAGCTAA
- a CDS encoding hemolysin family protein produces the protein MSLFVATSDIPPLLGSVWLDIAILGLMLLLSGFFAGSETALTALDNFKIRSLIQEPNSPKFILNALLENRARFIITLLVGNTLVNNLSAILTSNLFSIWLGSRGVGVATAVVTFLVLTFGEIVPKSVAINHVLPIFLAVIRPIYWLSQILSLLRIIQLFEAITQFALKRFKSRSGQPGESLRDLQLMIEVLGGKGKLDFHKHQLLNKALMLDSLSAKDVVKSRIEMRTIAYEATLQELVDFCLETGYSRIPVQEESKDCILGIVHLKRALQHLRSHPQGGGDRVTTIMDSPVYIPETKRVADLLKEMLQQRLHLAIVVDEYGGTVGLVSLEDILEELVGEIYDESDFLSRLERAKKLRPPPPSDSSTSPEGRSP, from the coding sequence ATGTCCTTGTTTGTTGCAACCTCTGATATTCCTCCTCTTTTGGGAAGCGTTTGGCTGGATATTGCGATTTTAGGCTTGATGCTCCTGCTGTCAGGATTTTTTGCTGGCTCGGAAACGGCTTTGACGGCGTTAGATAATTTCAAAATTCGTTCACTCATTCAAGAGCCAAATAGTCCTAAGTTTATCTTAAATGCTTTATTAGAAAATCGAGCGCGATTTATTATTACTCTTTTGGTGGGCAACACCTTGGTTAATAACCTTTCGGCAATCTTAACCAGCAATTTGTTTAGTATTTGGCTGGGAAGCCGGGGGGTGGGAGTTGCGACGGCGGTGGTCACCTTTTTAGTCTTAACGTTTGGCGAGATTGTTCCTAAGTCAGTGGCGATCAATCATGTTTTGCCTATCTTTTTGGCGGTGATTCGCCCGATTTATTGGCTCTCGCAAATTCTTTCATTACTACGAATTATTCAATTATTTGAAGCCATTACCCAATTTGCTTTAAAGCGGTTTAAATCTAGGTCTGGACAGCCGGGGGAGTCGTTGCGTGATTTGCAGTTGATGATTGAGGTACTTGGGGGAAAGGGAAAGTTAGATTTTCATAAACACCAGCTTCTCAATAAAGCTTTAATGCTGGATAGCTTAAGTGCCAAAGATGTGGTGAAATCGCGGATTGAAATGCGGACGATCGCCTATGAAGCCACGTTGCAAGAACTGGTGGATTTTTGCTTAGAAACAGGCTATTCCCGCATTCCCGTACAGGAGGAGTCGAAGGATTGCATTTTAGGGATTGTTCACCTCAAACGGGCCCTGCAACATCTGCGATCGCACCCCCAGGGAGGCGGCGATCGCGTCACCACTATTATGGATTCCCCCGTCTATATCCCCGAAACCAAGCGCGTGGCGGATTTACTCAAGGAGATGCTGCAACAACGGCTGCATCTAGCCATTGTCGTCGATGAGTATGGGGGAACGGTGGGGTTAGTATCCCTCGAAGACATCCTAGAGGAACTGGTGGGCGAAATTTACGATGAAAGCGATTTCCTCAGTCGCCTGGAACGGGCCAAGAAATTGAGGCCCCCGCCGCCCTCGGATTCCTCAACCTCTCCCGAGGGGCGATCGCCCTAG